In Mya arenaria isolate MELC-2E11 chromosome 1, ASM2691426v1, the genomic stretch TGCTTCCCTTTGGTCGTACACTCGTAGTTAACTAGTTCTACAGTCGGTACACCGTGTTCGACTTGCCTCCCTTTGGCCGTACATTCCATGTTATAAAGTCGGATACATCGTGAGTAACCGTTGTATATTACTGTGCTTTCTGCCCGTTTCAATAAACAACGTCTCATGGTCACTCATGATAAAGCAGATACCTTATAATACAGTCGAGTAGTTTAGTGTTCATTGATAACGAATTGAAAATAGTTAATTAACAACGAGAGTTTATATTACAGTttctttattcatataaattagtAGCACTTAGTATTAGTAATTCATATtataatgtaatgtttatacaattttatcaacaaaaggatttcaacacatgtacatgtaagtgtATGGTTTCGACATAAAACTGCCAGTCAGTGTAATGACGTAATCTTCTCAGGTTCAAATAATATTGCACTTTCCCCTGGCCTATTCCTCCAACAAACGTTCGGTTACTtcgttttgcatttttgtgaaacagttttaaacaattaaaaacaatttcaatataacaCAAAACTGTATAACCGTTAACTGGCGCAAATAAAGCGCTCTGGTATGTTAGTGAAAAATCGTCGCCCTCGTGATTTTTCTCCGTAATCAATTTGAAACGCGCCACGCTAGTTCCATTTTCGGTGATGACGTCACCGTGAGTAATGACATCATTGAAAGTATACTGCTTCATCAAGTGACTTTAAGTGCACGAAGCGGTCAGAGACTAAGATGGCGGCAAAGACGACTGCGGTGCCGTCTACTTGTCTTCTGATTGCCGTCCTCCCCCGTCCAGGATTTAGATTTCACCCGGAAGTGACGTAGGTCGGCCGCGTGATTCTCATGCAACATGGGTGTGTAACTGATCGGATCACATAGGTCCTGCAATTGAAGGAAATAAATACTAACGTATACAAAATTTAttctttaacttttaaaaatacatgtgtataaaaatattctcgacgcttttacaaaaaaatagtgtatgcctcatatacaataaaattcGAGTCACAACCGATGCATACCATGCTTATTTAGGACTGAATGGCGAATAGATAATCACAGTTCACACAATGAATGCATGTTGTTCTTCTTGTAAAATACACCGAACAGAGAAATATtcattaacttatttaaaattatcaactcACCAGCACAGTGTTCACTAAAACGTAATGGATCtgtagaattatttttaaacatacccGATACTTGTTGAAGAAGGCCTTGTATCCGCCATGGAGTAGGTACACTTCCGGGAAGTTGAGACGTGGGTACCTGTCGCTGTTTAACATCCGATCTTGCGCGCGCAGGAACCGGTACCTGTTGAAGTACAAAAATGCGTATTAAATACATGAATACGCGATAAACATTTGTGACCAAGGATCAGAATATCATTTACAGTGAAAGTGTTGATGCATTGCtttcttttcttatttaatataCGATGTACACACACGATATATCGTGTATGATGAAGGAGCATATGACGTTGTGCCACGTTAGTTTGTGCGACTACTTACATCTTAGGCCCTCTTTCTGATGAGAATTCACAGTGGAAGATCAGCACGTGACGCTTGTCGCCAGCTACTGGTTTCTGAAGCAAGCTGTTGACCTCATCTTTCGTATACAAGTTTACAGCGCCTCTGATGTGCCCGCCCTCGAACTCGTACGGGTAACGGCAATCCACTATGGTCACGTCACCAATGACGTCACTGAAGCAACCACGAATGACGTCAGCCATCACTTCCGGGGAAACGGCCGTAAGGTCACTGTGTTTTCCGGAAATTGTTGGAAGTGAGTATTTACTTGACCCATCAGCGATCATGTCATTTCCGATTTCAAGCGTTTCGACCGCGCTGATGATCCCGTTTGTTAAACGTTCGTTGGATTTGGGAGTTATGCCAGTAACGTCTTTGGCCTTTTTGACTGCATGTATTGGTGATGCTGTTAGGTCTACGTCAGCCGAGCGCTTTCCGGAGAAGAGGCCGCGTCTGACGTCAAACGCACCACTACGTCGTATCATCGGTTTTACGGAAATTTCAATCTGCAATGAAGAACAACCAATGTAATAGTAGCGTATGATTTTTGGGCTTTAATGTAATGCTTATCTTTTGAAAATACGGATATCTTGTTTGTAcgaaacataaaaacaaaataaagaagatATCTTACATTCTGTAAAATACACATGCGTCGGTCGACGACCTCAGTTTTACAAAGAGAATAAACAAGAATATTACGTATTCAAATTATAAAGCTACATTTTCACATACCGATAAAGGTGTGTCTTGTCCATGGTCGTCTGCCATGCTGAAAGCGTTGTTTCCCTTTCCTCCAGGCGTTAGCACAGCCTCAAGTTCAGCAGGGCCAACTTTGCAGTCGTCACCGAatccggaaatgacgtcatcgaacaatctcaatctgaaagttttaaatcatttggaaCTGATACTACTGCACTGACTTAATTGATCTTAGATTAgatttgaatttaaaagattcatttttcattgttttcaaaatgcattgCTTCATTTAGTGACGACAACaaaaaatcgtaaataaaccaaaattattgaaaataagaacTTTGGCTATTTAGATACAACTTAACAAAACCGCGTGTATCGATGTTTCTCTGGTGAAAACGCATATTCAATTTACTacacataaataatgaaaatacaaatttataaaatatttgataaaatcctACCTCAGCGGCATATTGATACGTGATATTCTGAACAGAAATTGGTAGAAGGGAACTTTTGATGGCGAAGCTTtcacaaaatatgatttttaatatttcataaatcaacttatataatttgacatttcttaaTTATCGAGTAGAAAATTATCCCTCTCTTTAAATTAGTTTCTCCCCAGACTTTCTAATTAAGAACAGAGCAATCAACAGTCAAAGTTTGGTTTACTCGATATGTTTTATAGGTACGGTGATAATGATCTTTACATATCGGAAGAGTTTGAGACTTTTAATTGGTCAATCGCCTCTCAATGCACATGTCAAAGTACATGTAAGCTGTTGCTGTAGCTCATCCAAGCGGGCTACTCTTTAAATAGATTTCATCAGTGTGTAAAGTGAATTTTATCAGAATATTCGGACAAAACTTACCATATTTGATAACAATCTGACAAAGTTAAAAATCTATAAGTTTTCTTTCATATGACATATTTTATCTTGTAACAGAAGATGTAAAGAACTTATCGAATACTAGATGAACAATGTTGACACTTGTACATATTTGGATGTCAAATacaaaacagatttttttatatacgcATTTTCGTTACCAACCACTCGTATTGTAAAAGTGCTTTTCATGTCTGCCTTTCAATCATGAgctcgtgggttcgatcccaaccTCAGTGTAAAATtagtgtctgcctctcactccAGCGATCTTGAGTATGAGCCCAATCTGGTTAAGGGTGATATTGGTATTCACCTCCCACCCAAGACAGGTCGTGGGTTCATTCCCCACAGGGATATATTTTCACATTGGCCTTCAAAACGGACAGCATTCACAGATTGATTCATAAGCATTGCAACGCTTGTGACACTATAGCTCTTTGCCATTCGAAGATAGAATAATCGAAATGAAAATGTTCCTGCTTCCGAAGTCATAATGGTTTTAAAgacgcactcttactcccaaataattttaccacaaataatacaattgttaaaatataccaagaaggatgaataaatgtcgaaaacaatggttattatgaaggattccgagattaatttgaaaaaaggtgcagaaaacacggtatgtctacctaatgagacgatagtacaacacagtaaatcttttagcactcaccaaacatttaatattgtttgcgttttcattattaaatgcGTGGtgacaatcttgttatcagtatttaatattttccataaatgcattatttagtaagtactGAGTTAAaagttaatgattaaaaatgtatggtaGTTATACATATGTACGTATTcgttttgaataagagtgtcactttaatgttaCCTATTGATAAATGAAAGTCTATTTGACAAAGCCTTCATGCGCGATATGGGGTTTTCTTcttaaatctgataaaaaaaaatgcagtaaaGCACATGATCGTAAACgttacatgtaca encodes the following:
- the LOC128234410 gene encoding M-phase inducer phosphatase 1-like, encoding MLRLRLFDDVISGFGDDCKVGPAELEAVLTPGGKGNNAFSMADDHGQDTPLSIEISVKPMIRRSGAFDVRRGLFSGKRSADVDLTASPIHAVKKAKDVTGITPKSNERLTNGIISAVETLEIGNDMIADGSSKYSLPTISGKHSDLTAVSPEVMADVIRGCFSDVIGDVTIVDCRYPYEFEGGHIRGAVNLYTKDEVNSLLQKPVAGDKRHVLIFHCEFSSERGPKMYRFLRAQDRMLNSDRYPRLNFPEVYLLHGGYKAFFNKYRDLCDPISYTPMLHENHAADLRHFRVKSKSWTGEDGNQKTSRRHRSRLCRHLSL